In Euphorbia lathyris chromosome 10, ddEupLath1.1, whole genome shotgun sequence, the DNA window CATAGATGCTCATCCATTAAACCCAGAACAACAATAAAGGGAGGCCCGGTGCACGACACATCCCTGCTAAgtgagggtccggggaggggtcccaccacaaggttgtattgggggcaagccttcccctcccaactttttggcaagaggctgctcctaagactcgaactgtgacctctcggtcacacggcaacaacatAGTAGCCAGCGAAGAAGTCCGCTGCAAATTATAGGTTGAAGAGAGGTTCTTTCAAGGCAGGAAATATTATAATTCACACAAAGGCAAGAGACAGAAGAATCATACCTTCAAGTATTGGTTCCATGAATCATTGCTGGCTATAATGATCCCTGAAGATTCATCCAATCTGAAATCACTTCGACTGAGGAGTGACTTCAATATGGAATGCTGCTTCCTCATGATACAATATCTGTTCTTCAGCTGCTCTGTATCCCATTTCAGGCCAGTCTTTTGATAAAATTCATCACACATAAACTTCCAAGCTTTTTTGCTAAAGGAATTATTGCTTGTTCTGTTCCCTTTTTGAACCTCTTCAACCATCAAGTCTGCAAATATCTTAGTAAGACCATTTGTCCACCTTGCCCGTATTTGTGGTTCTGATTGCTCACTTGACCTCAAAACTCGACTTGACATCATTTCAAGGTTGAATATCCAAACACTATCAAATTCCacaattttaaaatgttatgaAACTTTTACAGTTGAAAACATGATCTTCTACAGCTGAATCAAATATCAATTACAAAAATCAACCATCTAATTCAGCGAATTCCGTAGCCTAACTCCAACTTCTAACCCTAATTCCTTCACAGTTATGGTTTAATGACGATAAAAAAGATGATTGTAAGTGATTATTATATAACCAATTATTTGAAGGATTGATGACCAATaacttaaatatttaaaaagatTAGCatcaaaattcaaattaaaGAAGTGTTGCATTGTAATGTGAAAATAGCTACATTCTAAAACCCTATAGAATACAGAATGAATGAACTGACCTTACGAACAAGACATTCCTTCGTTGCTCCGGAGCGATTAGACTAAAATGCGTATAAGTGTTTGCAAATCCCTAACTTGTCTGTTTCTGATAATCAAACGTTCGTTCGACTCTCTGCGACGTCCGATCTGCGCCACTCAGTCAGTGCATCGGAGGAGATGAAGCTAAAATAAAATTACCTGCGGCTAAAAGATGTCGTTTACTCATCCGGTCCATCCAACTGACCTTCAGAGTTGTCAAGAAGAGGGCTCAAACATAGGGATCGCAACAGgtagtgtacccgcgggtacccggcactacccgaccctaatgagACTACCGTActctgtataaaagggtatgagacgggtatgagatTAAAATCATTagccgttagggtaatgggacgggtatgggaatacccctagggtacccggtacccgtcataaaaaaaaattatattaataaatatcattgttttttagatgtaagacatgaaatttaaaccccaaccatttatttttcaacaattgaatgataccactaagctactttatttttattaattaaggttcaaattattcaatttttagattgatgatttattaaatttataatttgttaaacttgtaatattttttttattgattgattcttaacgggtaagggtacccgcgggtacccgcgaattaaatgggaagggtatgggatgcaaaaagtatacccgttagggtaatgggacgggtacaggtaattaaaaaataaaagggtaagggtttgggaataccattacccgcgggtaccctacccgttgccatccctactcaAACACACTCGTAATTTtaaattgggtaaataatttattagtcccctagtttttacctaacacactgtttagtccctctattttaaaaaacacattataagatccttagtttttaccaatattaaccatttggtccttttatctagtttttttagatttgtaatcgttatattttagcatatatatatatatatatatatatatatatatatatatatatatatatatatatataataacatggtcaacttgtattgtatcGTGGTTGTcttaaaagctaagatatgttcggttaaaaatctaaaaaaatagataaaatgaccacaaggttaatattggcaaaagatagggaccttaaaatgtatttttcaaaatagaaaaactaaacagtgtgttagataaaaaccaaggaactaataaattatttatccttttaAATTTTCCTAGCGAAAAAGTTCAAATtgataactatattaataatactTTAAATATTCTACACTTTTGATAAATTGTAATTAACTTATACGtaaccaaaaaaaatttaaaggtATTAATAATGCACTGAATATTTGGAAAGTCCGGTGCACTATTAAAAACCAAGACTGTCTAAATCACCTAGGTCTCGTCTAGGCACTTGAAATCGAAAATTAGGGTCGGGTAGACTACCTGTTaggtagtgccgggtacccgcgggtacccttttATACAGAGTACGGTAGTCTCATTAGGGTCGGatagtgccgggtacccgcgggtacactacCTGTTGCGATCCCTATGTTTGAGCCCTCTTCTTGACAACTCTGAAGGTCAGTTGGATGGACCGGATGAGTAAACGACATCTTTTAGCCGCAGGTAATTTTATTTTAGCTTCATCTCCTCCGATGCACTGACTGAGTGGCGCAGATCGGACGTCGCAGAGAGTCGAACGAACGTTTGATTATCAGAAACAGACAAGTTAGGGATTTGCAAACACTTATACGCATTTTAGTCTAATCGCTCCGGAGCAACGAAGGAATGTCTTGTTCGTAAGGTCAGTTCATTCATTCTGTATTCTATAGGGTTTTAGAATGTAGCTATTTTCACATTACAATGCAACACTTCtttaatttgaattttgatGCTAatctttttaaatatttaagttATTGGTCATCAATCCTTCAAATAATTGGTTATATAATAATCACTTACAATCATCTTTTTTATCGTCATTAAACCATAACTGTGAAGGAATTAGGGTTAGAAGTTGGAGTTAGGCTACGGAATTCGCTGAATTAGATGGTTGATTTTTGTAATTGATATTTGATTCAGCTGTAGAAGATCATGTTTTCAACTGTAAAAGTTtcataacattttaaaattgtGGAATTTGATAGTGTTTGGATATTCAACCTTGAAATGATGTCAAGTCGAGTTTTGAGGTCAAGTGAGCAATCAGAACCACAAATACGGGCAAGGTGGACAAATGGTCTTACTAAGATATTTGCAGACTTGATGGTTGAAGAGGTTCAAAAAGGGAACAGAACAAGCAATAATTCCTTTAGCAAAAAAGCTTGGAAGTTTATGTGTGATGAATTTTATCAAAAGACTGGCCTGAAATGGGATACAGAGCAGCTGAAGAACAGATATTGTATCATGAGGAAGCAGCATTCCATATTGAAGTCACTCCTCAGTCGAAGTGATTTCAGATTGGATGAATCTTCAGGGATCATTATAGCCAGCAATGATTCATGGAACCAATACTTGAAGGTATGATTCTTCTGTCTCTTGCCTTTGTGTGAATTATAATATTTCCTGCCTTGAAAGAACCTCTCTTCAACCTATAATTTGCAGCGGACTTCTTCGCTGGCTACTatgttgttgccgtgtgaccgagaggtcacagttcgagtcttaggagcagcctcttgccaaaaagttgggaggggaaggcttgcccccaatacaaccttgtggtgggacccctccccggaccctcacTTAGCAGGGATGTGTCGTGCACCGGGCCTCCCTTTATTGTTGTTCTGGGTTTAATGGATGAGCATCTATGTTGAACGGACACTTCTCTTTAGTAGCTGTTCTACGTTTTTGTTTCAGTGtctgtttttgtttgaaggttatgttttagaaataatgttttcGTTGTTTGTTTCTGTGTCCGTGTCATGCAACATAGATGAGCATGCTAGAAATTATATGGTGAGGATCTGACCTTGAGAAATGAGAATGCCATGGAATGATTTGTGAAGCAGCTTTTACTTCCATAGTAGCCTATAATATTTATCCAGATTATAGGGGTAGGTGTTCCACCAAACCGGGCAAGCGATTGATCTATGAATCTTTGAATTGTTCGTCTTTAACTCGCTGTAAAACGTTGACTTGTAGGGACATCCTGATGCTGAGCCCATAAGAATGAGTGGCTGTCCCTTTTATAAACAGCTTGGTGTGATTTTCTGCGAACCGATTACTAACGGAAAACATGATTTATCTGCTGAACAAGAAGAAGTTCCTTCACCCATTCCCTGTGTGAACACTATTAAAGAAGAAGAGTTACCAGCTCCTACTCCAGGGGAAGAATCCTCTTCGGAATCTGATGATCGGGAGTATATGGCAGACAACCAAGAAAGATTTCAACGAGCAACGTATCAACAAACCACATCTCAACCTGCCAAGCATATGATGCATAGTGCTGCTACTGCAATGGACAGCATGAGTGCTGCTAATCGTAAAAGAGGTCGCAAAGGGATTGATGATGGCATTGCAAGAGCAATATTGCACATGGCAGCTGCGTCGAGGATGAGGACAGCTGCTATAACAAAAGTCAATGAGAGATACGGTGTCGCTGATTGTATTAAGGAGTTGGACGCAATACAAGGTTTGGAAGAAGGGATGTATTTCGCGGCGCTTGATTTGTTCGACAATCGTAATGCAAGGGAATTCTTCTTATCGCTCAAAGGCGACAAGCGTACAATTTGGTTGCGTGGCAAGTGTAGTGCAGCACATCCAGCACCGTAgatggaaaaagaagaagaagacgagaAATTAGTTGTAATTGTGCAGAAAAATATGTTGTTCATGACAAACCAACTTCCCTTTTGACTTGTGTAGGCTAGACCACTTTCCGGCATCAAATCATGGTCCAGCATTGGACAGTTAACTGTAAATTATACTTACAATTTCATTATTTATTCTTCAAAAAATTTAGGAATATGGTTTTAGTTTTCTAACCTTTGATGTTTATAACGTGTTTGGTAAAATGCAAACATCATACAATATATGAGTGTTTTTGTTATAGTTTTTAAATAGGCTTATATCACCAGCTCCTTAAATTTGTTCATAACGGTAGATTGACTTCCTAAACACCAACTCcttgaacttgattatttcgtATTACCaactccttgaacttgtccataaaagtagactagctccataaaagtagattagctccttgaactttataagtgtctcactaACTCCCTAAATTTGCTTATTCCGCaacaattaaatacaaaaacttattaaacctaaattctaaaatcaCATCTTCATatattcgagaggtaatttttttttctcttctcctacctttcaacctattataagagttttGAGGATTGGAAAGTAGTATTACGGTTTTTGTAATTAGTTGTTACctaataagcaagtttagggagttggtgaaaCACTTATAAAGTTGAGGgagctaatctatttttatggacaagttcagggagttggtgatacggaataatcaagttcaaggagctgATGAGGCACTTGTAAAGTTTAGAGagctaagagcatctccaagagactcttagtacactctctaaaaataatataaataattaactctTAATGATTTAAAAGTGACTAcaacatatcatctccaacaatacttttatattcactccttatttattattttattattaattattattctatctaccaatagtgaaaggagagAGATTCTTcaatggtaaattattaataaaaaaatgaattaagagtCACTAAGGGCATGTCTATAAACCACAGTGAAATGCTAGAAAAATCTACTAGTTTGAATTTTAGAACGTGACcataaaaaatgttattttacttgattatgctCAACTTAGCTCATTTTTTTTAAGGATGATGCTTTTATTATAAAAGAGGATGAGGTAGATGTTGTTACCCGCGTTCAATGTAATGGGGGCATGAAAGCGTTCTGTCTTTTTTTGCcgaaattatattttaaacggCATGACTAATGCACTTTATAGTGtctagaaaatgataaaaagaaCTTTGGAAATCTCTGGATCATAAGTATAATTCAAAGGATGTCGGTTCTAAGAAATTTTTTAACTAGAAAATTTCTGAATTTAACCATGACAGGTTCCAATAAAGTTGTAAGTGTGCAAGAGCTTCAACTCATTATCAGAACATCTTCGAGAAGCAAGGGTAGTGCATGGAGACCATTTCATGGGCTCAGGTCACCGACTAGGGACTGGGATCGGCGACAGGTTCCGCATTTTTCACGCCTAGTAACAGGTCATCCATCATTTTGTTTTGAGCAACATGACTCATAAGAAAATAGTTCATTGTATTCCAATTGAATGAACTCAAAATGAAAGAGAATTCATCACATTCTCGATAATCTCATTGTTGCACGTAGTCTGCTACACAGAGAAAGGGtacaattggaaagctaaaaacAGGAAAATGGTAAACTAGGAAAACAAATAATTAACTAAGAGGTATTATGAAAAACGAAATCATAACTGCCTTCATGCTCCTTATTCTTTCATTGATGAATCTAACGGCAGCGGTTGTATCATTGGTTTGACGTGGATTGATGAGTTGGCAAAGATGAAGTCATAACGGCTAGTTCTATTATTGTATCAATCCGTGGCTTCGCAAAACGCAACAAATCTGACATCTCCAAGAACTAGTTGTAATGAATTCATCTTCATCAGCTCATCAATCTGTGTCACACCAATGATGCAATTATTGCCATTAGATTCATCggaaaaaaaagaatgaaatgaaGGAAGCATGAAAGCGGTTATGATTTCATTTTCCACAATACCCTAAAGTTAGTTATTTGTTTTCCTAATTTGCCCCTTTCCTGCTTTTAACTTTTCAgttgtatcttttctcttttaGCTTAGCCTTTGTTtgagagtttggaggttaatggaggtgagagttaaagggaagggaagtgatggaatggaaagttaaaagttaaccttgtttgggagtttataggatgtaaatgaggttaaatgtctaaccttgtttgggagtttaaaaATGGAGGGGAATGGAGGTTAAATTTACACTGCAgagacaaattttttttaaaaagtttacgttactcccattaacccccaatttggaggttagagtttggaggttagaggaagtaaacatttaaccccattaacctccacttactctcaaaaaataactcccaaacaaggttaacttaatacttaaccttccattactcccatttactctcattaacctcctcccaaacaagggcttaAGTATATATGCAACAATGACATTATCGAGAATGTGATGAATTCCTTTTCATTTTGACTTTATTTCATTTGAATACATTGAACTATTTTCTTATGACGGTATTGGAGCGAATTTTCCgctaaaattgaaattttttctcttcttcatTTCTAAATGACAAATGCAAATCAAATTACTTCACAAAGTCCTTACTTCCTCCCTGCACATGAGACGTCTCTAACTCTAATTTCTCATGTTCTTACCGGATCCAATTACCATCAATAGTCTCGATCAGTGAAGGTGGTTCTTATGTTTACCGAATCTAATTACCATCAATGTTCTCGATCAATGAAAGTGGCTCCCTTTACTAGCCAATCAATTGTCATACTAGCCGAACAATTGTCATAAGCTTGTCGGGGATGTAATACAATGGTGATATCCTGCTAATAATCTATTAGTtgtagacctgggcatgggctGACGAGCCTGCCCGGTCCGCCTAGGCCTATTTAGCCGGGCTTGGATACATGAAATAAGTGTCAGGCCCGACCCGGCTCAAGCCCGTATAAACCCGCCAAAAACTGGACGGGTTGAGCTATATAAATTTTCCATCGGTCCGACCCGATAtactatatacatatatatttatatatattataatttataaatataaattaattatatttttttatgagatGATAGAATTTATTTTGGATTTGATGTTTCAATAGATAATTAGTTTATTAGAATTTTTCCAAACTTATTAAGTTTGTGTTGTatgtactattttttttttattaagaaaagttagtgtgacattttaattgtttttttttttaatatacagaTGAGTTTGAACAGGCGGGCTTAGGATTCATATTTTAGGCTCGAGCCCAGTCCAACCCGAACCCAATTCGAACCCGAATCAATTTATTACGAGCTGGACTGGATTTGGACTCGTCAAGTTTTATTATAAGCATAGGACCGGCCCAAGCCGGGCGCATGCCCAGGGCTAATTTTGTTAtgcctttttttttcaaatctcATTGAGCCATCTCAAATCAACGAGccttgcctttttttttttgacatgttAATTTACCATTATGCCATTCTATCATATTTACCATTTAATTGGTCATTTGACATTTTGATCCTTctctttttattaaattaagttTAAGCTATTTGaactttaatgtaattttacctttaaattAGAAGGTATAATTTCTCTCTGCATCATAAGTAATATTTTGTGAACGAAAATTTACTCCATGGCTTACCAGAAAAATCGTTATAACCCAATAATTAAGAATTTTCAAATACTGCACATAAATAAATTAGCAACTTTTGAAAAGATTAACTATCAACTAATAAAAGGTGTCAAAATAGCCTCGGAGATCATAAAtagggcaaattattagaagcaccgggtt includes these proteins:
- the LOC136208151 gene encoding uncharacterized protein, translated to MMSSRVLRSSEQSEPQIRARWTNGLTKIFADLMVEEVQKGNRTSNNSFSKKAWKFMCDEFYQKTGLKWDTEQLKNRYCIMRKQHSILKSLLSRSDFRLDESSGIIIASNDSWNQYLKGHPDAEPIRMSGCPFYKQLGVIFCEPITNGKHDLSAEQEEVPSPIPCVNTIKEEELPAPTPGEESSSESDDREYMADNQERFQRATYQQTTSQPAKHMMHSAATAMDSMSAANRKRGRKGIDDGIARAILHMAAASRMRTAAITKVNERYGVADCIKELDAIQGLEEGMYFAALDLFDNRNAREFFLSLKGDKRTIWLRGKCSAAHPAP